The following proteins are encoded in a genomic region of Pikeienuella piscinae:
- the parC gene encoding DNA topoisomerase IV subunit A — MVEEREDDKMAGEIVSEPMRRALGDRYLQYALSTITNRALPDARDGLKPVHRRILYAMRGLKLEPGAAFRKCAKIVGEVMGGYHPHGDQAIYDALVRLAQDFSQRYPLVEGQGNFGNIDGDNAAAQRYTEARLMAAAQAMMVGLSEDAVDFRDNYDGSEREPVVLPSAFPNLLANGSSGIAVGMATSIPPHNVHEICDGLLHLIKAPGARVETLVDLIPGPDFPTGGVLIDPPDVIQKAYETGRGSFRLRSKWVVEDLGRGQYQIVVTEIPYQVQKSKLIERIAELVNARKIPILADVRDESAEDIRLVLEPRSRSVDPAQLMESLFRLTDLETRFSLNMNVLIDGRTPVVCGLREVLLAFLSHRQEVLVRRSKHRLEQIAKRLEVLDGYIVAFLNLDRVIEIIRYEDEPKRILMAEFELSDAQAEAILNMRLRNLRKLEEMELRRERDGLIEEQAGLKALIGDDVLQWARVAEEIREIRATFGRSAPGGARRTEIADAPDVEEVSLEAMIEREPVTVVCSEKGWIRALKGHLPLDSELKFKDGDSGRFILHAETTDRLLLAASGGRVFTLDVHKLPGGRGMGEPVRLMIDMANDEAMVALLLHRPGGKILFASSAGDGFVAAEDDLIAQTRSGKQALNLKDGAKMRVCRRIVGDHVAVAGENRKVLIFPVTELPEMTRGKGVRLQKYKDGGLADATTFNLADGLAWLDPAGRTRTETQLDDWLSKRASAGRMAPRGFPRDNRFT; from the coding sequence ATGGTGGAAGAACGTGAAGATGACAAAATGGCTGGCGAGATCGTATCCGAGCCGATGCGCCGCGCGCTCGGCGACCGCTACCTGCAATACGCGCTCTCGACGATCACCAACCGGGCGCTGCCGGACGCGCGCGACGGGCTGAAACCGGTCCACCGGCGCATCCTCTACGCCATGCGCGGCCTGAAGCTGGAGCCGGGCGCGGCGTTTCGCAAATGCGCCAAGATCGTCGGCGAGGTGATGGGCGGCTATCACCCGCATGGCGACCAGGCGATCTACGACGCCCTCGTGCGGCTGGCGCAGGACTTCTCGCAGCGCTATCCGCTGGTCGAGGGGCAGGGAAATTTCGGCAATATCGACGGCGACAACGCTGCCGCCCAGCGCTATACGGAAGCCCGCCTGATGGCGGCGGCGCAGGCGATGATGGTCGGGCTCTCCGAGGACGCCGTCGATTTTCGCGACAATTACGACGGCTCCGAGCGCGAGCCGGTTGTGCTGCCCTCGGCCTTCCCGAACCTTCTCGCCAATGGCTCGTCCGGCATCGCCGTCGGCATGGCGACCTCGATCCCGCCGCACAACGTGCACGAGATCTGCGACGGGCTTCTGCACCTCATCAAGGCGCCCGGCGCGCGGGTGGAGACACTGGTGGACCTGATCCCCGGCCCGGATTTCCCGACCGGCGGCGTGCTGATCGACCCGCCCGACGTGATCCAGAAGGCGTATGAAACGGGGCGCGGCTCATTCCGTCTCCGCTCAAAATGGGTGGTGGAGGATCTCGGGCGCGGCCAATATCAGATCGTCGTCACCGAGATTCCCTATCAGGTGCAGAAATCCAAGCTCATCGAGCGGATCGCGGAACTTGTGAACGCCCGGAAGATTCCGATCCTCGCCGATGTCCGCGACGAGAGCGCCGAGGATATCCGGCTGGTGCTGGAGCCGCGTTCGCGCAGCGTCGACCCGGCGCAACTGATGGAGAGCCTCTTTCGCCTGACCGATCTCGAGACGCGCTTCAGCCTCAACATGAACGTGCTGATCGACGGCCGCACGCCGGTGGTCTGCGGTCTGCGAGAGGTGCTTCTGGCCTTCCTCAGTCACCGGCAAGAAGTGCTGGTCCGCCGTTCCAAACACCGGCTGGAGCAGATCGCGAAGCGGCTGGAGGTTCTCGACGGCTACATCGTCGCCTTCCTCAATCTCGACAGGGTGATCGAGATCATCCGTTACGAGGACGAGCCGAAACGCATCCTGATGGCCGAATTCGAGCTTTCGGACGCGCAGGCCGAGGCCATCCTCAACATGCGGCTGCGCAACCTGCGCAAGCTGGAGGAGATGGAGCTCCGCCGCGAACGCGACGGGCTGATCGAGGAGCAGGCCGGGCTGAAGGCGCTGATCGGCGACGATGTGCTCCAGTGGGCGCGGGTGGCGGAAGAAATCCGCGAAATCCGCGCCACGTTCGGCCGCTCCGCCCCCGGCGGCGCGCGACGCACGGAGATCGCCGACGCCCCCGATGTCGAGGAAGTGAGCCTGGAGGCGATGATCGAGCGCGAACCGGTGACGGTGGTCTGCTCGGAAAAGGGCTGGATCCGAGCGCTGAAGGGCCATCTGCCCCTCGACAGCGAACTGAAATTCAAGGACGGAGATTCCGGGCGGTTCATCCTGCACGCGGAGACGACCGACCGACTGCTGCTCGCCGCCTCGGGCGGGCGGGTCTTCACCCTCGATGTTCACAAGCTCCCCGGCGGGCGCGGCATGGGCGAGCCGGTGCGCCTGATGATCGACATGGCGAATGACGAGGCGATGGTCGCGCTGCTCCTCCATCGCCCCGGCGGAAAGATCCTGTTCGCTTCCTCGGCCGGCGACGGGTTCGTCGCGGCCGAGGACGATCTGATCGCCCAGACCCGAAGCGGCAAGCAGGCGCTGAACCTGAAGGACGGCGCGAAGATGCGCGTCTGCCGCCGGATCGTGGGCGATCATGTCGCGGTCGCGGGAGAAAACCGGAAAGTGTTGATCTTTCCCGTGACGGAGCTACCGGAAATGACACGCGGCAAGGGCGTGCGGCTTCAGAAATACAAGGATGGCGGGCTGGCGGACGCGACGACGTTCAATCTGGCGGACGGGCTCGCCTGGCTCGATCCGGCCGGGCGGACCCGCACGGAGACGCAGCTCGACGACTGGCTTTCGAAGCGCGCGAGCGCGGGACGGATGGCGCCGCGCGGCTTTCCGCGCGACAACCGCTTCACCTGA
- a CDS encoding SDR family NAD(P)-dependent oxidoreductase has product MTARTILITGCSSGIGLASARALRARGWRVFATCRQAADAARLRDEGFESWRVDYADEASVAAGATRALELTDGRLDAVFNNGAWAVPGPMEDMPRAAMRAIFEANVFGPQQLSAALIPAMRKAGGGRIVMCSSVLGMVAAPYRGPYNATKFALEGLTDTFRRELQGSGIAMILIAPGPILTPFRRNARAPFERWLKPARATSTHPAEIWDRIERRLYKDKEGGRFDLPPEAVAEKLIRALEARRPAARYFVTTPTYGADLLRRLLPTRVLDRIMGGR; this is encoded by the coding sequence ATGACGGCGCGGACAATCCTCATCACCGGATGCTCTTCCGGCATCGGCCTCGCCTCGGCGCGGGCTTTGAGGGCGCGCGGCTGGCGGGTTTTCGCGACCTGCCGGCAGGCGGCGGACGCGGCGCGGCTTCGCGATGAGGGCTTTGAAAGCTGGCGAGTGGATTACGCGGACGAGGCGTCGGTCGCCGCCGGCGCGACGCGGGCGCTGGAATTGACGGATGGTCGGCTCGACGCGGTTTTCAACAACGGCGCCTGGGCGGTTCCAGGGCCGATGGAGGACATGCCGCGCGCCGCGATGCGGGCGATCTTCGAGGCGAATGTATTCGGTCCGCAGCAACTTTCCGCGGCGCTGATCCCGGCGATGCGGAAGGCGGGGGGCGGGCGCATCGTGATGTGCTCCTCTGTCCTCGGCATGGTCGCGGCGCCTTACCGGGGGCCTTACAACGCGACGAAATTCGCGCTCGAAGGGCTGACGGACACGTTCCGGCGCGAGCTTCAGGGCAGCGGGATCGCGATGATCCTGATCGCGCCCGGCCCGATCCTGACCCCGTTCCGCCGCAACGCCCGCGCGCCCTTCGAGCGCTGGCTGAAACCGGCGCGCGCCACCTCCACCCACCCGGCGGAGATCTGGGACCGGATCGAGCGGCGGCTCTACAAGGACAAGGAGGGCGGGCGCTTCGATCTGCCGCCGGAGGCGGTGGCCGAAAAGCTGATCCGGGCGCTGGAGGCGCGGCGCCCGGCGGCGCGCTATTTCGTGACGACGCCGACCTACGGCGCCGATCTCCTCCGCCGGCTGCTGCCGACGCGGGTGTTGGACCGGATCATGGGTGGGCGGTGA
- a CDS encoding sensor histidine kinase, translating into MDSPENLKEYLAAIVENSDDAIITKNLDSIIQTWNRSAEHMFGFTAEEAIGQPITILIPDDRHHEEMDIIARLRRGERIRHFETVRRRKDGCVVPISLTVSPVRNASGDVIGASKIARDISLQKEAAERQRMLLAEMRHRVGNCFAVAGSLITVSARQVETAGELAILMRGHLLALASAHKLAVADPTGETSGSTSFRELVSSIIEPFVGEKVHDLDIEDVRIAPASITPLALIFYELCTNAIKYGAFSQSDGHLSVAARRRGDRFIIDWRERCDIDPETAHGKSFGTELCHDVAKSALGGTITKHFEATGMRARIDLDPARFAA; encoded by the coding sequence ATGGATTCGCCGGAAAACCTCAAGGAATATCTCGCGGCGATCGTCGAGAATTCCGACGATGCGATCATCACCAAGAACCTCGACAGCATCATCCAGACCTGGAACAGGAGCGCCGAGCACATGTTCGGGTTCACCGCCGAGGAGGCCATAGGTCAGCCGATCACGATACTCATCCCCGACGATCGCCATCACGAGGAGATGGACATCATCGCAAGGCTGCGTCGTGGCGAGCGTATCCGTCATTTCGAAACTGTGCGGCGCCGCAAGGACGGGTGCGTGGTCCCGATCTCGCTGACGGTCTCGCCGGTCCGGAACGCGTCAGGGGATGTAATCGGCGCATCGAAGATTGCTCGCGACATCAGTCTGCAGAAAGAGGCGGCCGAGCGCCAGCGCATGCTTCTCGCCGAAATGCGGCACCGGGTCGGCAACTGCTTCGCCGTGGCGGGGAGCCTCATCACCGTTTCGGCGCGTCAGGTCGAGACCGCCGGCGAGCTCGCCATTCTGATGCGGGGACACCTGCTGGCGCTCGCGTCAGCCCACAAGCTGGCGGTCGCCGACCCCACAGGAGAAACAAGCGGCAGCACATCATTTCGCGAACTCGTCTCCTCGATCATCGAGCCCTTTGTCGGCGAGAAGGTCCACGACCTCGACATCGAGGATGTCCGCATCGCGCCGGCTTCGATCACGCCACTTGCGCTCATCTTCTACGAACTCTGCACGAATGCGATCAAATACGGCGCTTTCAGCCAAAGCGACGGCCATCTCTCCGTTGCTGCGCGCCGGAGAGGTGATCGTTTCATCATTGACTGGCGGGAGCGCTGCGACATCGACCCAGAGACGGCGCATGGCAAAAGCTTCGGGACGGAACTGTGCCACGACGTCGCAAAATCCGCTCTCGGCGGCACGATCACCAAGCATTTCGAGGCGACCGGCATGCGCGCAAGAATTGATCTCGATCCAGCGCGCTTCGCGGCTTGA
- a CDS encoding SCP2 sterol-binding domain-containing protein yields MAEEDDIPQEMRDRVAASDFDKVMKFDCGDDGVVVINRREVTRRDMEADCTITLSKKNLEKLLKGDLNPMTAFLTGKIKVDGDLSVAMQLQTLL; encoded by the coding sequence ATGGCCGAAGAAGACGATATTCCGCAGGAGATGCGCGACCGCGTCGCCGCGTCCGATTTCGACAAGGTGATGAAGTTCGACTGCGGCGACGACGGCGTCGTCGTCATCAACCGGCGCGAGGTGACGCGGCGGGACATGGAGGCGGACTGCACCATCACGCTCTCGAAGAAGAACCTCGAAAAACTACTGAAGGGCGACCTGAACCCGATGACCGCCTTCCTCACCGGCAAGATCAAGGTCGACGGCGATCTCTCGGTGGCGATGCAGTTGCAGACGCTGCTGTAG
- a CDS encoding haloacid dehalogenase type II: MAIRAAVFDVFGTVVDWRGGVAAEMAAAFRAKDVDHDAAAFADAWRGEYQPAMERIRTGARGYARLDDLHRENLDIVLKARGLDGLFDAAERDALNHAWEHLPPWPDSVAGLAAIRERMPVATCSNGSISLMVALARFGGLVWDAVLGAEIAQGFKPDPKVYRASAAALGLAPDEVVMVASHNRDLAAARAAGLATAFVARPDEKGPGLGESRPESDWEFAADDLIDLSRRLG, from the coding sequence ATGGCGATCAGGGCGGCGGTGTTCGATGTGTTCGGAACGGTGGTCGACTGGCGCGGCGGCGTCGCGGCGGAGATGGCGGCGGCGTTCCGTGCGAAGGACGTCGACCATGACGCCGCGGCCTTCGCCGATGCCTGGCGGGGCGAGTATCAGCCGGCGATGGAGCGCATCCGGACCGGGGCGCGGGGCTATGCCCGGCTTGACGACCTCCACCGCGAGAATCTCGACATCGTTCTGAAGGCGCGCGGGCTGGACGGGCTGTTCGACGCCGCCGAGCGCGATGCGCTGAACCACGCATGGGAGCACCTGCCGCCCTGGCCTGACAGCGTCGCCGGGCTGGCCGCGATCCGCGAAAGGATGCCGGTCGCGACATGCTCGAACGGCTCGATTTCGCTGATGGTGGCGCTGGCGCGGTTCGGCGGGCTGGTCTGGGACGCGGTGCTGGGCGCGGAGATCGCGCAGGGGTTCAAGCCCGACCCGAAGGTCTATCGCGCGAGCGCCGCGGCGCTGGGCCTGGCGCCGGACGAGGTGGTGATGGTCGCCTCCCACAACAGAGATCTCGCGGCGGCGCGGGCGGCCGGGCTGGCGACCGCCTTCGTCGCGCGCCCCGATGAGAAGGGGCCGGGGCTGGGCGAGAGCCGACCGGAATCGGACTGGGAGTTCGCCGCCGACGACCTGATCGACCTCTCGCGTCGCCTCGGCTGA
- a CDS encoding pyridoxal phosphate-dependent aminotransferase, with translation MTGPIYTPLVESLPSTVPFVGPETQERERGREFTARIGANESVFGPSPKAIEAMTRAAAEIWKYGDPENHDLRHALAAHHGVKPENITVGEGIDGMFGYLNRMLVEPGVTVATSLGAYPTFNFHVAGYGGRLVTAPYVDDREDPESLIALAKAEGARLIYFANPDNPMGGFWEAAAMKRMIESVPDGALLCLDEAYIDFAPEGAALEIDPDDTRVIRFRTFSKAHGMAGARVAYAIAAAPLVTAFDKVRNHFGVNRVAQAGALAALADREWLAEVKRRVAEARARISKIAEANGLTTLPSATNFVAIDCGGDGAFAKAVLDGLIARDIFVRMPFVAPQNRCIRVSAGRPADLDAFEAALPGALADARAG, from the coding sequence ATGACAGGACCGATCTACACCCCTCTCGTGGAGAGCCTGCCTTCTACCGTGCCCTTCGTCGGCCCGGAGACGCAGGAGCGCGAACGCGGGCGCGAATTCACCGCGCGAATCGGCGCCAATGAAAGCGTCTTCGGCCCCTCGCCGAAGGCGATCGAGGCGATGACCCGCGCCGCCGCCGAAATCTGGAAATACGGCGACCCGGAGAACCACGATCTTCGCCACGCTCTCGCCGCGCATCACGGCGTGAAGCCGGAGAACATCACCGTCGGCGAAGGGATCGACGGCATGTTCGGCTATCTCAACCGGATGCTGGTCGAGCCGGGCGTAACCGTCGCAACCTCGCTCGGCGCCTATCCCACCTTCAATTTCCACGTCGCCGGCTATGGCGGCCGGCTGGTGACGGCCCCCTATGTCGATGATCGCGAAGACCCCGAAAGCCTGATCGCGCTGGCGAAGGCGGAGGGCGCGCGCCTGATCTATTTCGCCAATCCCGACAATCCGATGGGCGGGTTCTGGGAGGCGGCGGCCATGAAGCGTATGATCGAGAGCGTTCCCGACGGCGCGCTTCTCTGCCTCGATGAAGCCTATATCGACTTCGCGCCCGAAGGCGCGGCGCTTGAAATCGACCCTGACGACACGCGCGTCATCCGCTTTCGCACCTTCTCCAAGGCGCACGGCATGGCCGGGGCCCGCGTCGCCTACGCCATCGCCGCCGCGCCGCTCGTCACCGCCTTCGACAAGGTCCGCAACCATTTCGGCGTCAACCGCGTGGCGCAGGCGGGCGCGCTCGCCGCGCTGGCGGATCGCGAATGGCTGGCGGAAGTGAAGCGCCGGGTGGCGGAAGCCCGCGCGCGCATCTCCAAGATCGCGGAGGCGAACGGGCTCACCACGCTGCCTTCGGCGACGAATTTCGTCGCCATCGACTGCGGCGGCGACGGCGCCTTCGCAAAGGCCGTGCTCGACGGGCTGATCGCCCGCGACATTTTCGTCCGCATGCCGTTCGTTGCGCCGCAGAACCGCTGCATTCGCGTCAGCGCCGGCCGGCCGGCCGACCTCGATGCGTTCGAAGCCGCGCTTCCCGGCGCGCTGGCGGACGCGCGCGCGGGCTGA
- a CDS encoding NAD-dependent epimerase/dehydratase family protein codes for MSRLAALTGGTGFLGRHAAAALAAQGWRLRMLARRMPDLPELAATPIELIPGRLSDPHALARLVEDAEVVIHMAGLVKARGEAEFMAANAEGTRALARAWRGHAPDARFVLVSSMAAREPALSAYAASKRAGEAELTALAADAAADWRILRPAAIYGAHDAESLKVLKLADAPVQVMLNGAAARVAMIDVRDAAEAIAAFAAHPGDGATYELTDARADGYSWPELTAAAAAALGRAPRPLRLPAPLLRLIGAFGAAAQLLTGSAEMLTPGKAREILHADWSGDPALAPPAAIWRPRIALADGLRDMAAWARAEDRL; via the coding sequence GTGAGCCGCCTCGCCGCCCTGACCGGCGGGACCGGCTTTCTCGGCCGTCATGCCGCCGCGGCGCTGGCGGCGCAGGGCTGGCGGCTACGGATGCTGGCGCGGCGGATGCCCGATCTTCCCGAACTCGCCGCGACGCCGATCGAGCTGATTCCGGGCCGGCTTTCCGACCCGCACGCGCTCGCCCGTCTCGTCGAGGACGCGGAGGTCGTGATCCACATGGCCGGGCTGGTGAAGGCCCGCGGCGAAGCCGAATTCATGGCCGCGAACGCGGAGGGAACCCGGGCGCTGGCCCGCGCCTGGCGCGGCCATGCGCCGGACGCGCGCTTCGTTCTCGTCTCCTCGATGGCGGCGCGCGAGCCGGCGCTTTCCGCCTACGCCGCTTCGAAACGCGCCGGAGAGGCCGAACTGACGGCGCTCGCGGCCGACGCCGCCGCCGACTGGCGCATCCTTCGCCCGGCGGCGATCTACGGCGCCCATGACGCCGAAAGCCTGAAGGTCCTGAAACTGGCCGACGCCCCGGTTCAGGTCATGCTGAACGGCGCCGCCGCGCGCGTCGCGATGATCGATGTCCGCGACGCCGCCGAAGCCATCGCCGCCTTTGCCGCGCATCCGGGCGACGGCGCGACATACGAACTGACCGACGCGCGCGCCGACGGGTACTCCTGGCCGGAGCTGACCGCCGCCGCCGCCGCCGCGCTCGGGCGCGCGCCCCGGCCGCTGCGCCTGCCTGCGCCGCTTCTGCGGCTGATCGGCGCCTTCGGCGCCGCCGCGCAACTTCTGACCGGATCGGCGGAAATGCTGACCCCCGGCAAGGCGCGCGAGATCCTGCACGCCGACTGGTCTGGCGACCCGGCGCTGGCCCCTCCCGCCGCCATCTGGCGCCCCCGGATCGCGCTCGCCGACGGATTGAGGGACATGGCGGCCTGGGCGCGCGCCGAAGACCGACTCTGA
- a CDS encoding fatty acyl-AMP ligase produces MQVAAKISAPAPTISGVEFRPANFANFAEALSYAATGATGFTYYNSRGEVSEVLTYRRLQEEAAETATRLLALGLTRGDRVAILAETEADFARAFSGAMLAGLVPAPLPLPVAFSAREAYNDQLRRIVAVAGARAVITPAEYENWVAEAMRDVGLLFCGRLGDLPTAEGAPPPHPTLRPDDLAYLQFSSGTTGSPKGVAVTHRSMMANLNAIAEHGLKLRAGDRGVSWLPLYHDMGLVGCFLTPIATQFSADYIATKDFIRRPLLWLELIDRNRATVTFGPTLGYDLAHRRARGRAPEGLDLSSWRVAGIGADMVKAPVIRAFAETFAAAGFDPDAFTPSYGMAETTLALSFAPLGQGLRTARLDLDALERQLIAKPAVAGGKARDFALCGPPLPDHAMEIRDETGKRLPDGRVGRIFAAGPSLMREYFGDPAQTAACLSDGWLDTGDLGYLTTGEHAGQIVITGRAKDLMIVNGRNIWPQDLEWTVETRVEHAREGGVAAFSTTVDDSGPKIEEEIVVVVECRLRDPAGRESLRAEIHGAVRESHGVDARIAFAKNGELPSTSSGKLSRAKARLMYLDGLFDLPASSPPQTPPA; encoded by the coding sequence ATGCAGGTCGCAGCAAAGATATCAGCGCCGGCGCCGACGATAAGCGGCGTTGAGTTCCGTCCGGCGAATTTCGCGAATTTCGCGGAAGCGCTGAGTTATGCCGCAACCGGAGCGACCGGTTTCACCTATTACAACAGCCGCGGCGAAGTGTCCGAGGTGCTGACCTATCGGCGCCTGCAGGAGGAAGCGGCGGAAACCGCCACGCGGCTGCTCGCGCTCGGGCTCACTCGCGGCGACCGCGTCGCGATCCTGGCCGAGACCGAGGCCGATTTCGCCCGCGCCTTCTCCGGCGCCATGCTCGCGGGGCTCGTCCCGGCGCCGCTGCCGCTTCCCGTCGCGTTCAGCGCCCGCGAAGCCTATAATGACCAGCTCCGCCGCATCGTCGCGGTCGCCGGCGCCCGCGCGGTGATCACCCCCGCCGAGTATGAAAACTGGGTGGCGGAGGCGATGCGCGACGTCGGTCTTCTTTTCTGCGGCCGGCTCGGCGACCTGCCGACCGCCGAAGGCGCGCCGCCCCCGCATCCGACGCTGCGCCCGGACGATCTCGCCTATCTGCAGTTCTCCTCCGGCACCACCGGCTCGCCGAAGGGCGTCGCCGTCACCCATCGCTCGATGATGGCGAATCTGAACGCCATCGCCGAGCACGGGCTGAAGCTTCGCGCCGGCGATCGCGGGGTGAGCTGGTTGCCGCTCTATCACGACATGGGGCTCGTCGGCTGTTTCCTGACGCCGATCGCGACGCAGTTCTCGGCCGATTACATCGCCACGAAGGACTTCATCCGCCGCCCGCTGCTCTGGCTCGAACTGATCGACCGCAACCGCGCCACGGTCACGTTCGGCCCGACGCTCGGTTACGATCTGGCTCATCGTCGGGCGCGCGGGCGCGCGCCCGAAGGGCTGGATCTGTCCTCATGGCGCGTCGCCGGGATCGGGGCCGATATGGTCAAGGCTCCGGTGATTCGCGCCTTCGCGGAAACCTTCGCCGCAGCCGGGTTCGATCCCGACGCCTTCACCCCATCCTACGGCATGGCCGAAACGACGCTGGCGCTTTCCTTCGCGCCGCTCGGCCAGGGGCTCAGGACCGCCCGGCTCGACCTTGACGCGCTGGAACGCCAGTTGATCGCGAAACCGGCTGTCGCGGGCGGCAAGGCGCGGGATTTCGCTCTCTGCGGCCCGCCCCTGCCGGATCACGCGATGGAGATTCGCGACGAGACCGGCAAGCGGCTTCCCGACGGGCGGGTCGGGCGGATCTTCGCCGCCGGACCGAGCCTGATGCGCGAGTATTTCGGCGATCCCGCGCAGACCGCCGCCTGTCTTTCCGACGGCTGGCTCGACACCGGGGATCTCGGTTATCTTACCACCGGCGAGCACGCCGGCCAGATCGTCATCACCGGCCGCGCCAAGGATCTGATGATCGTCAATGGCCGCAACATCTGGCCGCAGGACCTCGAGTGGACGGTCGAGACCCGCGTCGAGCACGCGCGCGAGGGCGGGGTCGCCGCCTTCTCCACGACGGTCGACGACAGCGGCCCGAAGATCGAAGAGGAAATCGTGGTCGTCGTGGAATGTCGTCTTCGCGACCCTGCCGGGCGCGAATCGCTGCGGGCCGAAATCCACGGCGCGGTGCGCGAGTCGCACGGCGTGGACGCCCGGATCGCCTTCGCGAAGAATGGTGAGTTGCCGTCCACCTCCTCCGGCAAGCTGAGCCGGGCGAAAGCGCGGCTGATGTATCTCGACGGGCTTTTCGACCTTCCAGCGTCTTCCCCGCCACAGACTCCGCCGGCGTGA
- the betC gene encoding choline-sulfatase, whose translation MDRPNILIFMVDQLSGTLFPDGPAGWLRAPALTALAARSTRFANAYTASPLCAPGRASFMSGQLPRRTRVYDNAAEFASDIPTYAHHLRRAGYYTCLSGKMHFVGPDQLHGFEERLTTDVYPADFGWTPDYRKPGERIDWWYHNMGSVTGAGVAEITNQLEYDDEVAAHAKQKLYQLSRGEDARPWALTVSFTHPHDPYVARRRFWDLYEDCEHLEPVEPTYAFDDLDAHSQRIMRANDYTAFEIEPEDVRRSRRAYFANISYLDAKIGELTQVLEETRQAENTIIVFTSDHGDMLGEKGLWFKMCFYDGAARVPMMIAAPGMAPGRIDAPVSTIDLAPTLAELAGVSLAEVMPWTDGESLVPLARGAARGAPVLMEYAAEASEAPLVSIREGRWKYNRCALDPEQLFDMVADPQERINLAADPAHAETLARFRAKAEAQWDLAAYDAEVRQSQARRLVVYEALRQGGYYPWDHQPLQQASERYMRNHMDLNVLEERQRFPRGE comes from the coding sequence ATGGACCGGCCGAATATCCTGATCTTCATGGTGGATCAGCTGTCCGGGACGCTGTTCCCGGACGGGCCGGCGGGCTGGCTGCGCGCGCCGGCGCTGACAGCGCTCGCCGCGCGCTCGACCCGGTTCGCGAACGCCTACACCGCCAGCCCGCTCTGCGCGCCGGGGCGGGCCAGCTTCATGTCCGGCCAGCTGCCGCGGCGCACGCGAGTTTACGACAACGCCGCCGAGTTCGCCTCCGACATCCCGACTTACGCCCATCATCTGCGGCGCGCTGGCTATTACACCTGTCTGTCAGGGAAGATGCATTTCGTCGGGCCGGACCAGCTTCATGGATTCGAGGAGCGGCTGACGACCGATGTCTATCCGGCCGATTTCGGCTGGACGCCGGATTACCGCAAGCCCGGCGAGCGGATCGACTGGTGGTATCACAACATGGGCTCCGTGACCGGCGCCGGAGTGGCGGAGATCACCAACCAGCTCGAATATGACGACGAGGTCGCGGCGCATGCGAAACAGAAACTCTATCAGCTGTCGCGCGGGGAGGACGCGCGGCCCTGGGCGCTGACCGTCAGCTTCACCCATCCGCACGACCCTTACGTCGCCCGGCGGAGATTCTGGGATCTTTACGAGGATTGCGAACATCTGGAGCCGGTCGAGCCGACCTATGCGTTCGATGATCTCGACGCGCATTCGCAGCGCATCATGCGGGCGAACGACTACACCGCGTTCGAAATCGAACCGGAGGATGTCCGCCGGTCCCGGCGCGCCTATTTCGCCAATATCTCCTATCTCGACGCGAAGATCGGCGAATTGACGCAGGTGCTGGAGGAGACGCGGCAGGCGGAGAACACGATCATCGTCTTCACCTCCGATCACGGCGACATGCTTGGCGAGAAGGGGCTCTGGTTCAAGATGTGCTTTTATGACGGCGCGGCGCGGGTGCCGATGATGATCGCGGCGCCCGGCATGGCGCCGGGGCGGATCGACGCGCCGGTCTCGACCATCGACCTCGCGCCGACGCTGGCGGAGCTCGCCGGGGTCTCGCTGGCCGAAGTCATGCCGTGGACCGATGGCGAAAGCCTTGTTCCGCTCGCGCGCGGCGCGGCGCGCGGCGCGCCCGTGCTGATGGAATACGCGGCCGAGGCGTCGGAGGCGCCGCTGGTCTCGATCCGCGAGGGGCGATGGAAATACAATCGCTGCGCGCTCGACCCCGAGCAGCTTTTCGACATGGTGGCCGACCCGCAGGAGCGCATCAACCTCGCCGCCGATCCGGCCCACGCGGAAACGCTGGCCCGCTTTCGCGCGAAGGCGGAGGCGCAATGGGATCTCGCCGCCTATGACGCGGAGGTGCGCCAAAGCCAGGCGCGCCGGCTCGTGGTGTATGAGGCGTTGCGCCAGGGGGGCTATTACCCCTGGGATCACCAACCGCTGCAACAGGCTTCCGAGCGCTATATGAGGAACCACATGGACCTCAACGTGCTGGAAGAGCGCCAACGCTTTCCGCGGGGCGAGTAG